A part of Pungitius pungitius chromosome 15, fPunPun2.1, whole genome shotgun sequence genomic DNA contains:
- the rabggtb gene encoding geranylgeranyl transferase type-2 subunit beta encodes MGTQVKDVIIKPEAPSTLLLDKHADYIAAYGSKKDDYEYTLSEYLRMSGIYWGLTVMDLMGQLPRMNQQEIVDFIKSCQHECGGISASIGHDPHLLYTLSAVQILCLYDNVDALDVDKVVEYIKGLQQEDGSFAGDKWGEIDTRFSFCAVATLALLGKIDSINVDKAVEFVLSCMNFDGGFGCRPGSESHAGQIYCCSGFLSLTGQLHQVNADLLGWWLCERQLPSGGLNGRPEKLPDVCYSWWVLASLKIIGRIHWIDKAKLRSFILACQDEETGGFADRPGDMVDPFHTLFGVAGLSLLGDEQVKPVNPVLCMPEDVLQRIDLQPDILS; translated from the exons ATG GGTACCCAAGTGAAAGATGTCATCATTAAGCCCGAGGCTCCCAGCACGCTGCTGCTGGACAAACACGCAGACTACATTGCAGCCTACGGCTCCAAAAAGGACGATTAT GAGTACACGCTGTCAGAGTACCTGAGGATGAGCGGCATCTACTGGGGACTGACTGTGATGGACCTGATGGGGCAGCTGCCTCGCATGAACCAGCAGGAGATTGTTGACTTCATCAAATCCTGTCAACACGAGTGTGGAGGCATCAGTGCCAGCATCGGACACGACCCCCACCTCCTCTACACCCTCAGCGCCGTCCAG ATCCTTTGCTTGTATGACAATGTGGATGCGCTTGATGTGGACAAAGTGGTGGAGTACATTAAGGGGCTGCAGCAGGAAGATGGCTCATTTGCAGGGGACAAATGGG GAGAAATAGACACAAGATTTTCCTTCTGTGCGGTTGCTACACTTGCATTACTG ggaaAGATTGACTCAATAAATGTGGACAAAGCTGTGGAGTTTGTCTTGTCCTGTATGAACTTTGACGGCGGTTTTGGCTGCAGACCCGGTTCAGAGTCTCACGCTGGTCAG ATATACTGCTGCTCTGGCTTCCTGTCGCTCACCGGTCAGCTGCACCAGGTGAACGCAGACCTGCTGGGCTGGTGGCTCTGCGAGAGGCAGCTGCCGTCCGGAGGCCTCAATGGACGCCCGGAGAAG CTTCCAGATGTGTGCTACTCGTGGTGGGTTTTAGCATCGCTCAAAATCATTGGGAGGATCCACTGGATCGACAAGGCCAAGCTGCGTTCATTTATACTCGCCTGCCAAGATGAGGAGACCGGAGGTTTTGCCGACAGGCCGGGCGACATG GTGGATCCTTTCCACACTCTGTTCGGAGTTGCGGGTCTCTCCCTCCTCGGAGACGAACAGGTGAAGCCGGTTAATCCGGTCCTCTGCATGCCCGAGGATGTCCTTCAGAGGATTGACCTGCAGCCTGACATCCTCAGCTAG